DNA sequence from the Acanthochromis polyacanthus isolate Apoly-LR-REF ecotype Palm Island chromosome 5, KAUST_Apoly_ChrSc, whole genome shotgun sequence genome:
TGGAATCCCACCCAGAACGTCAGGtaatttgtttttccattttctgtatAAGCTTACATGTATTCTGTAACATAAATGTGCTGTCTTATTTGCCTGTTCATAGctgtaatttgtcattttatagtACAATAAATGTAACTGAAACTGAATGTTGATGATAAAGCTGAgggttaaaggggaactttacttattttttaCATAATAAGTTCAGTTTACAGGTCTTGGAGAGTACTACTACTGTTAGCCTGAAAAAAGTTGCATTAAGCATCTCAAGTGATGTCACATGGCGGCTCTGTTGGGGCCTGAATACTGCAaatttgaaaatgaataaatcagaAAGAAGTGAACTTAGTAAACTTTTATTATCAGCACTACATCTCTGCTTGAGGCTAAATTAGCTGCCATTAGAGCAAAAGCTACACATCTGAATTACTAATGTGGTTGAGTTGCATTATGGGTAATGTATATGCCGTGTGACGACAAATTTGTGCAATAAAATGGATACGTTGTTTTTACATGCTAAATTTTTGGTGTGACCCATTAATAACTGTTCCTGAGCGTctgcaacaaaaaacatgaaaggtCGTCTGATACATACAACTTTTACTGTTCCTTTGTTCTGTGTTACATCTAAAGAAGACACTGTTTATGAGTCTTTCTTCTATAGTTAGCATGTCAGCATTATTCACAGAGTTGAGGTAAAGTGCTGAGTCTGTGTTTGAAAACCTAAGCAGATTGGGTGCAGTGTGTAATTGAGCCACAAGAGGAAAGAGGTGAGGTAGCACCTCTGTCTGAGCTGGCATGAAGCTTGTGAAGTTtgaaaaaagtgcttttctttgATGACAGGATGCGATATCAGAgtgtaatcattttgtgtctgtgttcttTTCTGGTCAGGACCATCCTGCTTAGTGTGATCTCTCTGCTCAATGAGCCCAACACGTTCTCTCCAGCCAATGTGGATGCCTCTGTTATGTTCCGTAAATGGAGGGACAGCAAAGGCAAGGATAAAGAGTATGCAGAGATAATCAGGTAACGTTTTGTTCATGTACAGACGGTTGTACGTTGTAATAACTTCAAACAAGTGTACTTTATCAGAATCAGATCAGAATGAGAGAGGTTTTATTGCCTACTAAGTGTTCGCATTCAAGGAATTTGACTTGTTTTAGTACATAACAATAAACAGTAATATGTAGATTAAAAGGGTTGCAAGTTGTAGGCATTAGGTGGAACAAGGTAAATCAGAAGCAATGTGTATGGGGTTTATAACTAAAAAAAAGTAGGAGAAATATTTCCTGTGTGGAGGAATGCGCAAATTAGTTACCGGAGAATATACAAGGTTGCATAGTATGTAATGTGAACAACAACTTGGAATGTGCACCAGTGCAATAATTTTCTCAATCTGGCAAATGCTCGAATACCAACTTGAACTTGTTTCTGATTTGCCGGCAGGAAGCAAGTTATGTCAACAGCAGCGGACGCTGAGCGCGATGGCGTCAAGGTGCCAACCAcattggcggagtactgcgtcCAGACCAGGGTTCCCTCTCAGGACAGCAGTTCAGACCTTCTCTACGACGACCTCTACGACGAcgacatggaggaggaggacgaggacgaAGACGAGAGCGAGATGGAGTCTGTAGGTGAAGCCGGCGGGATGAGTGCTGTGGAGGACGGCGGAACGTCCACCAGACGTTACGACAACCAGGACGACTCTGGCAACGAAGACTCATGATGATCTGGATGATAAATCTTCCCTGCCAACTCCCTCGCCACTGTCcttctttttttcagtgtgcgtgcgtgcgtgtgtgtgtgtgtgtgtgtgtgtgtgtttgcacataCAGTGGGGTCAGAAGTCTACTGCCAAAaacttttcatcatttattaaaCTAATACTTagtgtttggtcaaataatagTTCTCAGACGCTGTTACATAGCTTTTCAGCAGAAGTTCGTTGGTACTGTTTTCACTGAAAGTCAGAATTTGGCGTTTCCACCATTTGCCTTAATTACAGCTTTGCACTCTGTCTGGCATCAAATGTTTTGCAGAGTTTCAAAGTTGAATTATTCCAGCATTGTTTCAGAGCACCTGGGAGTGTTTTTGATAAGTTTTGAAATGCTCCACTGAAGAATTCGAGGATccacgatgatgatgatgataacgTGCTTCTGCAGAGTCAGTGTAAGTTACTGACTCTAGACAAAGCAAAATATCCCCACGCCTGAATATTTACATGACTGTATTCAACTCTAGCTTTTAATTCCTGTTTTTGTAACTCTCTTGTGCAACCAAATCCTCACTTGCTTTAAGTTGTTTGGTTGCAGTCGTGAAGTtaaccatttttatttaatttcttcaGTCTTCATCACTGAAACATCTGTATTGTTCAGGTCAGCCATTAGACTTTAAATGGAATAGTTTGGTCActtctgcagtttattttcttttacctGTTTGTCAGCTGGAGCTGGCTTCATATTCTTTATGCAGGCACGGCTTGGTTTTATTGCAACATTTATGCGTTGTTCATTGGTATTCAGATGGTAAAGGTCTGAATGACAACAGTTTGGTTTTACGAAAGTCTTTCCAGTCTGCGATTTACTGCAGAAAACAATGAGGCTCCAAATTGCTTTACATTGTCTGTTGACTTACGAGTACCAACAGAAACAGTCAGGACGTTGGCTCCATTAAAGGCCGTTATGATGTATACTGTGCAACGGGAGCTTCTATATGTTCGTATTTGAATCATGCCGTGTTGAAGGTCAGGCTAAATCTTCCACTACGTCAGTATTTCATTTACTGAGCTGCACTTCCCAAAGATACAACCGATACTTGTATCAGTTCTGAATaatgcattatttatttataaccACTCTCTGAGTAAGCATTTTCTTAGTtctgataaatgatgaaaacaaattgTTCTCGTGGTGGTCTCTTGAACCCCACTGTAGCCGGTTGGCTCGCGGTCTGGCCAGTCATGTCGGATTGTAAGATTGGATCTATCCACTGTGTCTttccttgttgtttttctatgtTTATTTGGTTGA
Encoded proteins:
- the ube2r2 gene encoding ubiquitin-conjugating enzyme E2 R2; amino-acid sequence: MAHQATPSSQKALMMELKSLQEQPVEGFRITLVEESDLYNWEVAIFGPPNTLYEGGYFKAHIKFPVDYPYSPPTFRFLTKMWHPNIYENGDVCISILHPPVDDPQSGELPSERWNPTQNVRTILLSVISLLNEPNTFSPANVDASVMFRKWRDSKGKDKEYAEIIRKQVMSTAADAERDGVKVPTTLAEYCVQTRVPSQDSSSDLLYDDLYDDDMEEEDEDEDESEMESVGEAGGMSAVEDGGTSTRRYDNQDDSGNEDS